Part of the Aquimarina sp. MAR_2010_214 genome is shown below.
CTTCGTATAATGCAACTAATATTTCACCACCCTTATCCAAAATGTATTCTTTTGGATGATCCAGAGATTTACGATCGGTTTCTTCCATTTTAAAATGAGTAGTAATCCAGTCTTCATTGAGATTTTTGAATGGCATTCTGTATTTCGGTTCATAAGGAACAATTTCAATTTTTTTTATTTCTCTTAGTTTCTTCTCTTCTTTAACACGATGAAACATTGATTTTTGATCTAAAAGAAATTCAAATTCTTCAATAGCATGCCACATATTATGCCTACTTTGATTTAAGGTAACCTCTACAGCTTTTTGTACATCTATATATTGATCTTTAATATGATTTGCTATCTGCCTGCCTTTGGGAGCCAGTTCGACATTATTTTTTCTTCCATCATTTTTGTCTTTCTTCTCACATAAAATTTGTTCCTTAACCATCTCGCGAACGATTTTGCTTACAGAAGGGTGGGAGTGACCAATTTCGTTGGCTATTTCAGTAATAGATTTTTTACCATTCTGTGACAAAACATAAAACACAGGGAACCATTTTGGTTTTAAATCCACATTATACATTTCATAAATTTTCATAGCATCTTCTGTCATCTTCTCACTTAACATTCTAAGCCTGGTGCCAATTGCTATAATACCAACATTTTCAAAAAAAACCATATATTTAATTAATTACGTAATCAGTTACGTAAATATAATGATTTACTTTCTTTTTTCAAAAATGATGTGTTTTTTAGAGGATATTGTGATAAGATGAAGTACTACAAAGCAGTTTGAAGCGCTATCTTTTGTTTGTAGTTTATGTTTAGAATTATTTCACCAAAAAACCCGGTCGAATGGACCGGGTCTCTTATATAAAATGAAATGCTTTTACTATTTAGATCCGTTTTTCATAGTTTCTTTAACAAGTCCGTAGAACTGATCAAATTTTGGATCAATTATAATTCTGGTAGCAGTTTCTATACTTTGTGAACCATACTCACTTTTTCCCAGAACATCCATTCTTTTCGGATCGACTTTAAAATCATTTTGTAGAGTTCTTACAACCGATGCAGCTTGCTTTGAACTAAGATCCCAGTTATCACTAATACTTTTGTCTTTAAAATTAATAGCATTGCTATTTCCTTCAACAATGATTTTTAAATCAGGTTTTGCATTTAAAGCATTTGCTATTTTTCCCAAAACACCTTTTGCTTTATCTTCAATAACACAATTATTATCATCTTCACCAAATAATAATGTATTGGCCAAAGTGATTAACACAGCCCCGTTTTGTACAGCAATATTAGCATCACTGCCAAGTGCATTTTTTAAAACGGTTAGCGATGCCAGTTTGGTAGAATCAGTTTTACCAATAGCATCATTTATGTTCTTAATTTGTTTATCTTTTTCCTGAAGACTTTTAAGAGAAGTTTCTAAGTTCTTAGCTTTCTGATTAGATAATTGAGTAAAACTACTCATATTGGTCAAAAGAGAAGCATTAGTTTCTTTTAAGTCTTTTACTTGTGCTTCCATGGTTTCAACTCGAGTTGATGTTGCTTTTTCTTTTTTACGAGAATCAGTTAACTCAGCTTCGGTAGTTTTTAATTCCTTTCTTAGCTTATCTATTTCTTCAAGAAGGTCCTTTTTTTTCTGTGCATGAATAGACAAAGTCGAAATAAACAATACACAAACAAATAAAATAATTTTTTTCATCAGTCTTTAATATGATTTGTTGCAATTGCTAAAGTAAAACATTTTTATAAATAACATAGCAACTGGTCGTTATGACTTTTCTAATAGTTGCTTTGCATTTTTGATACTAGAATTAATTTGATCTCTTAATGAATTTACTTTAGTTTCTTCTTCCTTAAGTAGTTTCATTTGTGATGATAGTTTTTCGGGATCTGTTTTACTGCCTTCTTCTTCATGAGGAAATTTATCACTAAAATCACTCATCCAGGTCATCATAAAATCATAAGCATCTTTTACATCTTGTTGTGCTTTAGCATATGACTTCCCTTGAGAAGTAGTGTCTATTTTGGTTTCCAGATCTTTAATAAGACTACTCATTTCCCCCATTTTTGGCATAACTTCATCATGTACATCAATTACTTTTTGCATAAGAACGTCAAATTCTTGTTCTTCTTTAGAAAGTTGATTACAGGATATAAATAATAATAGTAATAGTGAGGTTGAGTATAAAAATGATAATTTCATAATTGTAATTTTTAAGTTTTTGTTTTTATAAATGAAGTTTAAATTACTTCGATAGCCTAAAAGCTTCAAAGATATTGTTTTTCCTTTTTTTTATGAAGTTTTGCCTCTTTGTATTGCTGTCCGATTTTATTCATTTTATGCATTTGTATAATAATATGAAATAGGCAAAATGAAATTGCTGTAATTAGAATGAAAGTTAGCATATATATTAAATTAAGATTTCTTGATTTTATTTCTTAGATATTCTGTACCAATAATCAAAAGAAGACTTATTCCGAATACAGGAAATACGATAGCTAAGATTCCTATCAGTATGATGACTCCATACCCGATTTTGAAAGCTGCCGGCACTTTTGGTGTTCCCCAAGATCCTTTACGTTTTCGCAATAGATAGGAAACAAGTGCAGCAATACTCATTATAGTTAGTGCTATCGCAGTAAGTAACATCAACCACCAGCTCCAGGCTCCAAATTCTCCTTGGTGAAATGCCATAACCCACATTCGGCCACGCATTAAGACTCCCACATCACTCCAATTGTTTGATAGGATTTGTTTGCCAGAATATTGATCAAAATGAATCTTTTTTTGAGTATCGAGATCTAATGGGTTGAAATTAGATACACTAAAAACCCCTTTAGGCCCTTTTGGAAAATGAATCATTACAGTTCCCTGAAGGTGAAGTGCTTCTGCTTTGGTTACCATTTGATCTAATGTTAGAGCATCTCCTTTATCATTTGACTGCAATTGATGCCCTTGCCATGTAGCAGGATAGCCAGTATTTGTTATTTTTTGAAGTTGTTTAAAATTATCACCAAATACATCAGTCCAAGGGAAACCACCTGCCAGAATAAGCAGCAGCAATCCTGAAACCCAAAACCCTGTAATCGAATGTAAATCTCTATAGAATGTTCTTTTTCCTTGATTTGTTCTGGGAATAAAAAAACCTTTTATATTCCAGCCTCTATCGGGCCACCAAACATATAGTCCGGTCAGTATTAAAACCACCATCCAACTAGCGATAAGCTCAACGATTTTGGTGCCAAATTTGCCCATTAACAACTCACCATGCAGTTTTCTGATTTTATACATGTTTGTTTCTCTTGTAATGATTTCTCCAGAAACATTTCCCGAATATGGGTTTACATACACACTGCTTTTTCCACTAAAACGACCTGATATAAATTCAGTCGCTTGATTGGCGGTGGAAGTTAAAACCATTGCATTTGGTTTTTTAATAGCATTTTTTTCTGCGATTTCCCATTGTTCCTGAAGAGAAATGGGAGTTCCTTGTACAACGACCTCTTTAATATGTTTTTGCTTCGAGGCTTCATAATCTGCTTTGAATAGATATATTCCACCCGTTATAGAAAGTACAATTATAAACGGAAGAGATATCAATCCTGCAATGAAGTGCCATTTCCAAAGCCATTGATTTAGTTTTTTGTTTTTTTTCATTTCTTAGATAAAATGAACCTTCACCCATTTTAAAATGGGTGAGGGTTGGTTATTAGAAATTATACTTCACTCCAAGATGAAAAGCTCTTGGGTTACCAATTGTAAAGCTGTTCTCACCTCTAAATCTGTTAAATGAGGCTCTTGCAGCGTATAACTCATCAAAGACATTAAGAGCATGACCCCATACTTCAAAACCTTTATAATGAATAGTAGCTCTAAGATTAAAAATAGAGTGCCCATCATAAGTTGCGGTATCAAAAGTACCATCTTCATTGTCTATCTGGTTTTCGAAACTGGTATTGTATTTACCTACCAATTCGTGTTCTGCTGTTATGCTGAATCCAAAATTGTTATCATAATTCTTACGATATGTGATTAGAGAAGTTCCTATTAGGTTGGGAGCAGTATTTCTATCGGTATCAGAATAATCAACTCCTCTATCAAAAAATTCTACATAACGATGCTGCGCATAACTACCATTATGAGTTATCGATAATCCTTCTAGAGGTATCCAGGTTATACCATACTCAATACCATATGATTGAGTTTTACCAGCATTGGTGCTAAAAAAATTATCATTTTGATCTCTTAAGGTGATTAAGGTATTTTGCCCTTCGAGAAGGTAAATTGCAGCATCTAATTTTAATTTTGAAGGAATAGTAAAATAGCCTCCAACCTCATAGTTATGATAACGACTTGGTTTTATGCCTAGTAGTTCATTTCGATTACGATATAATGTAGAAACTTGGGGTGGTGCAAACCCTTGAGAGTAGTTTGCATACATTCCGGTTTTTGTATTAAAATTATAATTGACACCTAATTTAGGAGTAAGATTATTAAAATTATCAATAGCATCATTTACGCCTGTAGTTTCTGTTTGATTATCATAATCATATTCAAAACCATCATAGCGTAGTGCAGCGGTAATTTTTAGAGCATCTATAGGTGATATCTCATATTGAAGAAAACCTGCATAATTAAATATATTAGCTTCATAATTCAGGATAAAGTCCCCAGAGTTGGTAGTGTATTCAATATTTTTTCCTGTTTCAGGATCAACGACAACTTGTATTGTCTCTGCGACATAATCCTGTGGTGAATAATCTGATGTGGCACCAATGATTAAAGAAGAATTGGCAAAGTTGAAATCTAACTTATGCTGAATTAATCCTACAAAACTTTTAAACTTATTAGAGTTAATTTCTCCTGAACCCAACCCTGTTAACTGTCCCTGATTTCTAAATTGCCGTACTCTATAAGAAGGAATTTGATCCATTCGATTATTTCTAACCATAAAATTGAATGAAGTTTTATTAGAATCGTTCCAAAATTTATCTAATGTAGTTCTAGCTCTAAATGTAATTGCCTCTCTTTCAGTAAACGTTTGATCACTTTCATAGTTTCCTTCATTGTAGTTAGATTCGCTTAAAGAACCTGACATATCAGATCGAAAATCTACAAGATCAAAAACAGTTGTCCATTTTGTGGTTTCGTTAATATCATACACTGTTTTAAAAGTAATAGCTAACTTCTCATAATCACTATGTTCTATGGGGCCATCTTCACGTTGTATATAATGACTGCCCAAATAAAATCCAAAATCATCACTGGTTTGATCAGAAACTTCGAACTCATATCGAGTTAGCCCTAAGTCATTGATTTGAAAACCAACACTACCACTAAGGTTTTCTGTTGGGTTTTTGGTAATAAAATTAAAACTACCCCCGATAGCCTCGCTACCGTAAATACTTGAAGCCGGACCTTTTAGTACTTCAACACGACCAAAAGAAGTAGTGTTCATCTCTAATAATGCGTTGTGATTAAATACTGATGTAGGTCGAATTTGCATACCGTCTTCCAGGTATAAAAACAACGCTTTTGTAGAAATAGGAGAGCGTACAGCCATAAAGTGTTGTTCGTTACTTGCTGATCGAGAAGTAGACATGTATACTCCTGGTACCTGGTTTACCAGTTGATCAATACCGAAAGCTTTGGTTTCTGCAATGGCCTGCGTATTAATTGAAGCAATAGATCCTGGTACTTCAGAACGTTTTTGAACCTCTCTACTGGCAGAGGTTACCAAAACTTCTTCTAAAGCTACATTATCTTCTGTTAAACTAATGGTACTAAAAGTATCTGTTAAACTTACTTTTTTAGAGATATATCCCAAAAAACTAATAGTGACTTCGGTAGAATTTTCTAATGTGATTTTAAAAACTCCTTCTGCGTCACTCATTACTCCATTAGTAGTACTATTGGATTCAATAATGGTTGCTCCTGATAATGGATGATTAGCACTGTCTACTATTTTTCCTTTATATGATTGTTGTGTATAACCGTATACCCCTAAACATAGGGTAACAGCATAAACTAATATGTTTTTCATTGTATATAATGAGTTGCAATGACGATTCCTTCCTATTGCTTCATCTATGTATAAGATTAAACTTTTAGGTATGGTAAGCTGAAAACAATCAGTATGAACTCAAAAACTTCTTTATACAGACCCAGACAAAAAGTTCGTTTTTCGTTTGTCTAAGTATCTGGATTGATGGTTTTTGAATTTTACTATATGTTCATTCAACTTAATATTTTTGTACAAATACCAGGAGGTATCGTCTTTTTAATATTAAAAAGTATTGAATTTTTTATAATAGTAATTTTTGAATAAGAACCGATGCTCTATTCAAAAATTAAATTCAAAATATGGTGTTTTATTATGAGAAAATATACTCGGGAGGGTGATCAATATCTTTAGAAATAGTTCTTAAATAGAAATCTTTCAATTTCCAATTCTGAGTATGTTTTGAAACAAAAGGGTTTGTATTTTTTATCTGTATTGTATTTTCCTGAAAAAATAAAGGAATAAAAGCTTCTGTTATAATGGTAGTGTCAGAATTTTCTTTTGATGATTGTGTTTTGGCCTTCATTTGACTCATTAAATAACACTTACCATTACAATTAAGGCTGGGGCGTTCTTTATTTACACAATACTTTTCTACAATAGTATCAATATTAAGTTGATAGTAGAGTATAGTACTGATTTCCATCGCGGGGCGTATGGCAAAAGAAGCAAATAATAGTATGGAGAATAAAATTCTCATCAGTATACATAAATTTCGTGCAAAAGTACAAATTTGGATTATTCTTTTATTCTAAAAAAACAGATAAGCTGTTGTTAAAAAGGTTATTGGCTGATTTTTAAAGTTTTATGGGAATAGTATAGCATCTGTATGAGCCACCTTAACGACATTTTATTATTGTTTAGAAGTTGTTTTGAGCTTTTGAAAGAAACATTTTTTGTTGATTGTATTTCTCCTGATTTTAAACTTATTTGGTTTATAAATTAAAATACTCAATCTCAAAAATGAAGTTTCATACCTTCATGAGAAGCTATAAACCCTAGTTTCTCATAAAAACGTATGGACTCTGGACGCTTTTTATCTGTAGTAAGTTGTAGTACATGTGCTTTTTTTTGTTTTGCCCGCTCTATGGCCCATTCAAACATTTTTTGCCCAATTCCTTTACCTCTTTGATCTTTTCTAATTCTCACAGCCTCAATTTGTGCTCGTATTCCTCCCTGATACGTTAAATATTGTATGAAAGATAATTGTAAGGTGCCAATAATTTCAAAATCATTATTTTCTACTACGATCAATTCTTGATTTGGATCTGTATTAATAGCTGTAAAAGCTTCAAAATATTCTTTTGGGAGAGGAATTTGATAGTTTTCTCTGGTTTTTCCTAATTCATCATTAGCAATCATTTGTACGATTAAAGGAACATCTTGTTGGGTGGCTTTTCTAAAATTCATAGTAAGTGTATATACTGAGTACTTTGGCTCATATAATTATCCTTTTATAAAAGTAATACTATCTTATATTTTGGAAGTAAAACCTATATTGTTTTTGAATATATGCTCTTGTAGATTTATAGTTTGCCCTTCACCAAATTCTATAATTCTATCATCATTCCATTTATATAGTTCTTCAATTGGTTCCTTAAATAATGAGAATGATGTATGATGTACAGGTAAGATAACAGATGGTCTGGTGATTGTTACGGTGTCTTTTAAAAGATCGGCTGTATATGAAAAAGGACCACC
Proteins encoded:
- a CDS encoding bifunctional helix-turn-helix transcriptional regulator/GNAT family N-acetyltransferase — protein: MVFFENVGIIAIGTRLRMLSEKMTEDAMKIYEMYNVDLKPKWFPVFYVLSQNGKKSITEIANEIGHSHPSVSKIVREMVKEQILCEKKDKNDGRKNNVELAPKGRQIANHIKDQYIDVQKAVEVTLNQSRHNMWHAIEEFEFLLDQKSMFHRVKEEKKLREIKKIEIVPYEPKYRMPFKNLNEDWITTHFKMEETDRKSLDHPKEYILDKGGEILVALYEEEPVGVCALIKMNDPYYDFELAKMAVSPQVKGKGIGWLLGKAIIKKAKSLGAQKIYLESNTTLKPAINLYHKLGFNKVVGHSTPYERCNIQMELIID
- a CDS encoding OmpA family protein encodes the protein MKKIILFVCVLFISTLSIHAQKKKDLLEEIDKLRKELKTTEAELTDSRKKEKATSTRVETMEAQVKDLKETNASLLTNMSSFTQLSNQKAKNLETSLKSLQEKDKQIKNINDAIGKTDSTKLASLTVLKNALGSDANIAVQNGAVLITLANTLLFGEDDNNCVIEDKAKGVLGKIANALNAKPDLKIIVEGNSNAINFKDKSISDNWDLSSKQAASVVRTLQNDFKVDPKRMDVLGKSEYGSQSIETATRIIIDPKFDQFYGLVKETMKNGSK
- a CDS encoding PepSY domain-containing protein codes for the protein MKKNKKLNQWLWKWHFIAGLISLPFIIVLSITGGIYLFKADYEASKQKHIKEVVVQGTPISLQEQWEIAEKNAIKKPNAMVLTSTANQATEFISGRFSGKSSVYVNPYSGNVSGEIITRETNMYKIRKLHGELLMGKFGTKIVELIASWMVVLILTGLYVWWPDRGWNIKGFFIPRTNQGKRTFYRDLHSITGFWVSGLLLLILAGGFPWTDVFGDNFKQLQKITNTGYPATWQGHQLQSNDKGDALTLDQMVTKAEALHLQGTVMIHFPKGPKGVFSVSNFNPLDLDTQKKIHFDQYSGKQILSNNWSDVGVLMRGRMWVMAFHQGEFGAWSWWLMLLTAIALTIMSIAALVSYLLRKRKGSWGTPKVPAAFKIGYGVIILIGILAIVFPVFGISLLLIIGTEYLRNKIKKS
- a CDS encoding TonB-dependent receptor domain-containing protein, with amino-acid sequence MKNILVYAVTLCLGVYGYTQQSYKGKIVDSANHPLSGATIIESNSTTNGVMSDAEGVFKITLENSTEVTISFLGYISKKVSLTDTFSTISLTEDNVALEEVLVTSASREVQKRSEVPGSIASINTQAIAETKAFGIDQLVNQVPGVYMSTSRSASNEQHFMAVRSPISTKALFLYLEDGMQIRPTSVFNHNALLEMNTTSFGRVEVLKGPASSIYGSEAIGGSFNFITKNPTENLSGSVGFQINDLGLTRYEFEVSDQTSDDFGFYLGSHYIQREDGPIEHSDYEKLAITFKTVYDINETTKWTTVFDLVDFRSDMSGSLSESNYNEGNYESDQTFTEREAITFRARTTLDKFWNDSNKTSFNFMVRNNRMDQIPSYRVRQFRNQGQLTGLGSGEINSNKFKSFVGLIQHKLDFNFANSSLIIGATSDYSPQDYVAETIQVVVDPETGKNIEYTTNSGDFILNYEANIFNYAGFLQYEISPIDALKITAALRYDGFEYDYDNQTETTGVNDAIDNFNNLTPKLGVNYNFNTKTGMYANYSQGFAPPQVSTLYRNRNELLGIKPSRYHNYEVGGYFTIPSKLKLDAAIYLLEGQNTLITLRDQNDNFFSTNAGKTQSYGIEYGITWIPLEGLSITHNGSYAQHRYVEFFDRGVDYSDTDRNTAPNLIGTSLITYRKNYDNNFGFSITAEHELVGKYNTSFENQIDNEDGTFDTATYDGHSIFNLRATIHYKGFEVWGHALNVFDELYAARASFNRFRGENSFTIGNPRAFHLGVKYNF
- a CDS encoding GNAT family N-acetyltransferase; translated protein: MNFRKATQQDVPLIVQMIANDELGKTRENYQIPLPKEYFEAFTAINTDPNQELIVVENNDFEIIGTLQLSFIQYLTYQGGIRAQIEAVRIRKDQRGKGIGQKMFEWAIERAKQKKAHVLQLTTDKKRPESIRFYEKLGFIASHEGMKLHF